The Streptomyces avermitilis MA-4680 = NBRC 14893 genome contains a region encoding:
- the mmsB gene encoding multiple monosaccharide ABC transporter permease — translation MSANVTAKTPAEASPGGSPSGSGPGLLRLLVDGMRSNMRQYGMLIALGVIVALFAVWTGGDLLLPRNVSNLVLQNSYILILAIGMMIVIIAGHIDLSVGSITAFVGGVAAVLMVNHDVPWPLAVLLCLAVGAAAGAAQGFMIAYLGMPSFIVTLAGMLIFRGLTEVFLKGQTLGPFPEGLQKVANGFLPEVGPKTNYHNLTLLLGLALVGFVIWREMKDRKRQAEYSLEVLPANLFAVKLALLTAAIIALTMELGSYKGAPVVLLVLAVLLVGFGYVMRNVVVGRHVYAIGGNLPAARLSGVRDKKVTFLVFLNMGMMAALAGLVFAARFNGASPKAGVNFELEAIAASFIGGASMSGGVGTILGAIIGGLVLGVLNNGMNLVGVGTDWQGVIKGLVLLAAVGFDVWNKRKVGS, via the coding sequence ATGAGTGCCAATGTCACGGCCAAGACACCGGCCGAAGCGTCACCCGGGGGAAGTCCCTCCGGATCCGGTCCCGGCCTGCTCCGGCTGCTGGTCGACGGCATGCGCAGCAACATGCGCCAGTACGGCATGCTGATCGCCCTCGGGGTGATCGTGGCCCTGTTCGCGGTGTGGACGGGTGGCGACCTGCTCCTGCCGCGCAACGTGTCCAACCTCGTGCTGCAGAACAGCTACATCCTGATCCTCGCGATCGGCATGATGATCGTCATCATCGCGGGCCACATCGACCTGTCGGTCGGCTCGATCACCGCCTTCGTGGGCGGTGTGGCCGCGGTGCTGATGGTCAACCACGACGTGCCCTGGCCGCTCGCGGTGCTGCTGTGCCTGGCCGTGGGAGCGGCCGCGGGGGCCGCGCAGGGGTTCATGATCGCCTATCTGGGCATGCCGTCGTTCATCGTGACGCTCGCCGGCATGCTGATCTTCCGCGGTCTGACCGAGGTCTTCCTCAAGGGCCAGACGCTCGGCCCGTTCCCGGAGGGCCTTCAGAAGGTCGCCAACGGCTTCCTGCCCGAGGTCGGCCCGAAGACCAACTACCACAACCTCACGCTGCTGCTCGGTCTCGCACTGGTCGGCTTCGTGATCTGGCGTGAGATGAAGGACCGCAAGCGGCAGGCGGAGTACTCCCTCGAGGTGCTGCCCGCCAACCTGTTCGCGGTGAAGCTCGCCCTGCTGACCGCGGCGATCATCGCCCTCACCATGGAGCTCGGCAGCTACAAGGGCGCGCCGGTCGTCCTGCTGGTCCTGGCGGTGCTCCTGGTCGGCTTCGGCTACGTCATGCGCAACGTGGTGGTCGGTCGCCACGTGTACGCGATCGGCGGCAACCTGCCGGCGGCCAGGCTGTCGGGCGTCAGGGACAAGAAGGTCACCTTCCTCGTCTTCCTCAACATGGGGATGATGGCCGCGCTCGCGGGCCTGGTCTTCGCGGCGCGGTTCAACGGAGCCTCGCCGAAGGCCGGCGTCAACTTCGAACTCGAGGCCATCGCCGCGTCGTTCATCGGCGGTGCCTCGATGAGCGGCGGCGTGGGCACCATCCTCGGCGCCATCATCGGCGGCCTGGTCCTCGGTGTGCTCAACAACGGCATGAACCTCGTCGGCGTCGGCACCGACTGGCAGGGGGTCATCAAGGGCCTCGTGCTGCTCGCGGCGGTCGGCTTCGACGTGTGGAACAAGCGCAAGGTCGGTTCGTAA
- the mmsA gene encoding multiple monosaccharide ABC transporter ATP-binding protein, protein MAGPVLEMRSIVKTFPGVKALSDVTLTVRPGEVHAICGENGAGKSTLMKVLSGVHPHGSYEGEVLFEGETCRFKDIRASEQHGIVIIHQELALVPYLSIAENIFLGNEHAARGVISWNDTLKHASRLMRRVGLDDHPQTRVADIGVGKQQLVEIAKALAKEVKLLILDEPTAALNDEDSGKLIDLILELKNQGITSIIISHKLNEIERVADSVTILRDGRTIETLDVKAPETTEERIINGMVGRDLDHRFPERTPHQPEADAAPALEIRNWTVHHPIDQQRKVVDDVSLSVRRGEIVGIAGLMGAGRTELAMSVFGRTYGRYAQGTVLKDGKEIRTKTVPEAVAHGIAYVTEDRKHYGLNLMDTIGRNISLSALGKVAKRGVVDDHEERKVAEGFRKSMNIKAPTVFEPVGRLSGGNQQKVVLSKWIFAGPDVLILDEPTRGIDVGAKYEIYTVIDQLAAEGKAVVFISSELPELLGMCDRIYTMAAGRLTGEVPRSEATQEVLMRHMTKDKR, encoded by the coding sequence ATGGCGGGACCCGTCCTGGAAATGCGCTCGATCGTCAAGACCTTTCCCGGCGTCAAGGCGCTCTCGGACGTCACCCTGACCGTCCGTCCGGGCGAGGTCCACGCCATCTGCGGGGAGAACGGCGCCGGCAAGTCCACCCTGATGAAGGTGCTCTCCGGCGTTCACCCGCACGGGAGTTACGAGGGCGAGGTCCTCTTCGAGGGGGAGACCTGCCGCTTCAAGGACATCCGGGCGAGCGAGCAGCACGGCATTGTGATCATCCACCAGGAGCTGGCGCTGGTGCCGTACCTCTCCATCGCGGAGAACATCTTCCTCGGCAACGAACACGCCGCGCGCGGGGTCATCAGCTGGAACGACACGCTGAAGCACGCGAGCCGGCTGATGCGCCGGGTCGGTCTCGACGATCACCCGCAGACCCGTGTCGCCGACATCGGCGTGGGCAAGCAGCAGCTCGTCGAGATCGCGAAGGCCCTGGCGAAGGAGGTGAAGCTGCTGATCCTCGACGAGCCGACCGCGGCGCTCAACGACGAGGACAGCGGCAAACTCATCGATCTCATCCTGGAGTTGAAGAACCAGGGCATCACCTCGATCATCATCTCCCACAAGCTCAACGAGATCGAGCGGGTCGCCGACTCGGTGACGATCCTCCGGGACGGCCGGACCATCGAGACCCTCGATGTGAAGGCCCCGGAGACCACCGAGGAGCGGATCATCAACGGCATGGTCGGCCGTGACCTCGACCACCGCTTCCCGGAGCGCACCCCGCACCAGCCGGAAGCGGACGCGGCACCGGCCCTGGAGATCCGCAACTGGACCGTGCACCACCCGATCGACCAGCAGCGCAAGGTGGTCGATGATGTGTCACTCTCCGTGCGGCGCGGGGAGATCGTCGGCATCGCGGGTCTGATGGGCGCGGGCCGCACCGAGCTCGCGATGAGCGTCTTCGGGCGCACCTACGGCCGGTACGCGCAGGGCACCGTCCTCAAGGACGGCAAGGAGATCCGTACGAAGACCGTCCCCGAGGCGGTCGCCCACGGCATCGCGTACGTCACCGAGGACCGCAAGCACTACGGGCTCAACCTCATGGACACCATCGGCCGCAACATCTCGCTCAGCGCGCTGGGCAAGGTCGCCAAACGGGGTGTCGTCGACGACCACGAGGAACGCAAGGTCGCCGAGGGCTTCCGGAAGTCCATGAACATCAAGGCACCCACCGTCTTCGAGCCGGTCGGCCGGCTGTCGGGCGGCAACCAGCAGAAGGTCGTCCTCAGCAAGTGGATCTTCGCGGGTCCCGATGTGCTGATCCTGGACGAGCCGACCCGCGGGATCGACGTGGGCGCCAAGTACGAGATCTACACGGTCATCGACCAGCTGGCCGCCGAGGGCAAGGCGGTCGTCTTCATCTCCTCCGAACTCCCCGAACTGCTCGGCATGTGCGACCGCATCTACACCATGGCAGCCGGGCGGCTCACCGGTGAGGTTCCGCGTTCCGAAGCGACGCAGGAAGTGCTGATGCGCCACATGACCAAGGACAAGAGGTAG